The DNA segment AATAAAACAAACTCTGTCAATTTCCACAAATTAACAACTTACACGGGCATGCTGCATCTATTGCATATTTATGCGGCTTTGATTAAGTATTGACTGGTTTTTCCTTGGGTGTGACTTAAGTgagtatttcttttatcatattCCTAATTTTGAGTTCACAATTTCTGCAGTCAATCACTATCTAAAAACATTGCAAATAGGAAGATAATTCAATTCTAAGTTTTTGCGGGAAGCATAACTACCGAACGGTTACATTATGCTGTTAACAGCAGTACACATCTTTTTACCAATAGATCACATGCCCCAAATAATCTTACATACACATTCATCATACAACAAAAGAATAGCAAATTTAACCTACAAAGAAAGCTAATAATATTCCCATGCCATTTCTCCAGCACAGAGGTACAGTATGTAAAAAAGGGTTTAATTGAAGCATAATGTATGTCCCTTCCATAGTATACTATGATTAAACCAACAGGTCAATTGGAACAGtttcaatatgatttttatattggGGTGAGtagaacaaatacaaaattaagaaaaaaatggaaatccATGTACCTGGATTTCCAAGTCCTCAAATTCTGCTAAAATCTCCTCCTCGTCTTCTGCTGATAACTTCTCCcccattatttcattaatttccttcaaattcaacaaaattatGGGAACCATCAGTAAGCATCAAATTTCCATCTGGACATGGAAATCAGGTCAAAAGCAGCAAGAGTAAGCATAATAGTAAAGTCAAGCTTACATCTTGATAAGCTTTAGCTTCAGCAGTGTCATCCATAAGTTTCTGAACATCTTCAATGTTTATCTCACTTTGTATGGCTTTCATTGCATCATTACCAGCCTTCAAACTTTCAAACACAGCCTTCTGCTTGCTAGCCAGTTCAATATCTGCTAACTGAAAATGTGCATGTATTTGTTTTAGGTGTACAATTGAGTTAAGAGAAAGAAAGGTCAATGCACAATTATCTCCTCTAAACATGAGTACAAGACACCAGATGGGAAAAGAACTGAATTAGGACATAGAAACAGACAGTTGTAAAGCCATCAAAAGATGCAAACAGGTAACAATACAATTATTACTACTGGacagaaagaaacaaaacaaggaAGCAAAGTAAAAATATGACAGGTTAAtacgataaaaattaaaatactacttGCTGCTCAACATTTATAAGCCAAGCATCAACTTGCTTCAACAATTCTTCttgtgtcttttttttctttagtgcTAACAAGGCCCTGTCCTTCTTCTTTTCACGAATCAAGTCTCGTGCAGCTTGCTTTTCTGCTTCAATAACAGCATCTAGCtggaaaacaagaaatgaaaaaaaaaactgaagtaAGGAAACATGTCCAATAGGGTACTGCAGAGCTTATATTCTAAATAAAATGCTCTATCATCATTGATGACATAACAGATAAAGAGTGTAAGCATCATTGACATTCTCAACTGACTAGTCTTACAATCAACATACTTATTAGCATTTTATTGAAGTTTATTTGCAAGTCAATTTGAACAAGGAACCTAAAGGGAAAAGGCTGAAAAATGAAATCAACGCCTCTCTCCACTTCACAACAAAAGACATATGCATGAAAAGAAATGTAGTTAACATGTAAGCTCACATACCAACATACAATTTCAATAAGAAGCGTGCTCCAACACACAAAAATACAAAGCATGCttatcattaaaaatttaaaataatgtgtTGGTCTAGCTTggaaatttcagctcatttacTTTTGCATTGCTGGCTGTTATCAGATTAATTTGAATGGAACATATTATAAGGGCAGGATCTGTCCACTGAGTTTGCAgcatttctttttatctttttttggttttccacaTGTATCCTCCTTCAGAAGTAATCATGTTCAAGACACAATTGGACACTAAATGTGGGCAGCTCTTAAGGAGGTTATAATATAAGCGTGCAGTGCATGCAGTTCTATGGCGTATTAGATTGGAGCATAAAATGCATATTTTTAAGCATAGGATACAAATACAATGCAACCATCTCTTCAAAAGCCCAACATTTATTCATTGGAGCTATGCATTGAAGAATTTCAAAAGAccctaaatttatttatttgtatcttAACTAACATTTAAGGTACAACCCGTCCTGATCATATTTTCCCTATGAAAACCCTACTGTCTTGtaacaacaataaaattcaCAATCACAACACACCAAggcaaaaattgattttggaaaaaaaaaagtaaccttTTGTTGATATTGGGCGAGTTTGCGTCTCTGGGTCTTGAGTGCGAGGATTGCTTTATCAACGTCTGTTACCTTGGGCTTCTTCACGAACAAATTACCCATCGATGATTATTGTGATCTGATTTCTCACTCTCTACGGAATCGACTTCAATCGAATCGAATCAATCATAGAGGAAAAGGGGCGTTGTTGATGATCATAGCTGTAAGCTGCCAGCGAATTCAATCAACTCGACCAAACAAACACACTTTCACAGGGTTTTTGATCCTTCGCTAAAGTGAACAGCCTGGCCACACCgtaggaaaaaaagagaaaaacatatcTTCGTTGGGTGTGGAAATTTTTAGTCTATCGTCTTTAGGAGCTGACAggagtttttattaatttttatatgttttaatttatttaaaataaattttaattataatataatttatagtaTATTAATGAATGTGATTTAtctcttagtattttttt comes from the Glycine soja cultivar W05 chromosome 6, ASM419377v2, whole genome shotgun sequence genome and includes:
- the LOC114415806 gene encoding vacuolar protein sorting-associated protein 20 homolog 2, which produces MGNLFVKKPKVTDVDKAILALKTQRRKLAQYQQKLDAVIEAEKQAARDLIREKKKDRALLALKKKKTQEELLKQVDAWLINVEQQLADIELASKQKAVFESLKAGNDAMKAIQSEINIEDVQKLMDDTAEAKAYQDEINEIMGEKLSAEDEEEILAEFEDLEIQLTVQDLPEVPPSANEEIEEKLDLPDVPTKAPVTSDAEVSTKRKVMEEPLAA